The following DNA comes from Eriocheir sinensis breed Jianghai 21 chromosome 5, ASM2467909v1, whole genome shotgun sequence.
TTGTTTTAGTCACTTCAGCATTGTTCATTATACTATATACATATCAAATCTATGAAGTTTGTGGTATGTGTTGTTCTTCTGCAAGGGGTGGACATTATATTAATGAAACTGTGATATGCTTCTACTTATTGACAGGTATATCTCTAATTATCATAAGTGCAGATTCCTTCATGTTTCATAGTGAtgtttttgtttacatttgttatagcaatgaaaataagaaaactaagATGCCAGGTAAAATGAGTGATCAAACCATAAGTTTACTTATATATGCAGAGTACTGAGGTGAGCTTTGCTCACTACACTAGAACAGGAAAGGTAACTAAATGATAGGCATTTGAAGGAAAATCAAGAGAATGAAACTTTTGGTAATTGAATTAAAAAGTTTGAATAATTTTAaagtatgtttttttgttttttgttttttttctcttttttccaccaTAGGTTTGCTCCATTGAATCTCTAGTcaagttctcctttccttcttagtcACGATACATTTAGAGAGCTTAAGTCACGTGTACCTCTTCGTCGTTCCGTTTCCATGACATTTGTTTCCTTGTCATTAGAATATAACGTATGTGAGAAGCATAGTATAACTATGTTCTCCATGTCACTTAAGTGCCTGACCTCATCCATTTTATAACTGTATTCTAGCAGGAGATGCTAAATGTAATATCACATTACATCCAAACAAAATTGCTGAATGAATTGCATCTAGTATCTTATTAGCATAGGACTTTTAAGGTAAATGGTAAGACAACATTCCACTTCCTGTTGCTCAAGATTTGTAACGGTAGCGAGTAAGGCATCACATTACACAAAGCAATATTCACCTTGTTCGGATGGCTTATTTGTATACTTTCGTAAGTGCAATATATTCTTTATTTCCCCTTGTTGATGATATTGAACAACCTTAATAATACATGGCtgagaaaaaaaaggttgggtACAGAACAAGAATGTTTAAGTAAAGTACATGATCCACACTGGAGTCTAAGCGGCTGGGTCTTGTGTTTCTAGACATATTTCGTGGACAATAATGATCCATATTGTATAAAATAGTAGTATTAATTTGGATGGAACAGCACCTGTTGCAAAGGCACACACTTCTGTTTAGGATAAATGTTAAAAGAATATTCAAGTTAGTAAGAGATTATTCAGGTTACAGAAATTCAATAAATCTGTGAATATTCTttgtagaaatataaatataccaaTTTTAATACTATAGAACATTTCCTAAGGAGGAGCAAGTGTTGTATGCCAAACCCTCATAGCATCAGTGTATCTCAAAACAATATTACAAAATCCTGAGGGCACTCACTAGGCAAAGCATATTAAAGTCAAGTACATAGATGTAAGGTATATTGCATGCCATACTCTCCTGGTAACAAAACTCAACCAGTAACTGTGACAAATACATAGCTGTTTCAGTAAGGAAAGCAATATTTAAATATCATTGAAAGCACAACCATATCAATAATGTTCACAATCAACTGAAAATGTTGCCTTGCAATAATACCTAGTGATAAATGGAAGTGTATTACAAGAGGAATGGTCCTGAATATTATGTAGTTATATAAAATAAATTACTTAAAATTTATATATCTCTCTTTTGAATGACTTACAATATCAGTACAACAGAGCTGTCATGAAGCCAGTCATTGTGAATTCCCGGCTTCACACTCTTCCCAGCCCCACACCCAGGCAGTCCCGACCAACTAAGGAAAGAATGTCTcccaaaggtaaaaaaaatacttcagtgtacTTCCACTGTGATGTCACTGCTTAATGATCACTGCAAACCATAGACAGGAATTTTACATACCATTGGGATCATAACATTCTAGTTACAAAGAAAAGTCTTACTTCTTTCAATAAATATTAATAAACTAAAATACAGATATACTTCACCAAATTATTCTATTCATGGATTTATGCATTTCCTTATTATATtaagaatataaagaaataagTCATGTAAACTGGGACTTTGCCTTTAATTCtatatttccttaattttttaaatatacaaatgTAAATGGAGGTAGAACATCTGACCTGACTATTGACTCTCAGACACTAGGCCTGGCTCCAGAAGGAGTACAGCTGCAGTAAGTTGTGTCAGGCGGGAGTCCCTAGATGTGCATAGCAGTAGTGAGGCAGAGGTTTGTTTGTGTCACCATCAAGTGGCCAGGAACACTGCAACAGCAGTAGGCTGCAAACCCACCCACTTAGTAACACTAATAAGAGGTTATCACTTACCTTTGCTGATGGAATTATCAATGAAGTTAGTTTATTATATTATCCTTGTTActaaatattttgatattaaaTTAATTTAGACTTCACAAGTTCAGTGAAAATTCAGTTCATCCTACATGATTTTCCAATATATAATTAATGCCTATAGTATTATGGTTATGTTTTGTACTTACGAAATCTGTGCAAGGGTGTCTTCTTGCCCAACCCCATGTGTCTAGTAAATATAAAGTTCACCCCTGAGCCACCACACTCCACTGGACACGCACTCAAAAACACTCACCACCCCCCCAACAGCTCAAGCATTCAGTCATGTCACAAAGTCACATCACAAAGCCGAGCCACACCTGAGTACATCCTCACAAACACAAGGAGAAATGGACATGGACATGTAAATACAAACATGCACCCAAACACCTCCCTCCCTAATGTTACTTAATCCTATCTTATTGAAGCTCATATAGGATATGAGCAAGGTTGGTTATGCACTTACCTGTCCTGTCTGGCAAACAGGAAGTGAAGACCATGGAAGGAAAATTTGCTAATTTCATAATACTTCTTCCCCCCCATAATGTTTCCTCAACTTTATGGTGTGTTATTTAGCATGTAAAGGTAAAATTAGGGGCATACGCTAAACtgtgcatggcctcagtgctcatctctgttatTGGCCCTTGAGTCTATGGTGGATAAGAACCCACTATACCAGAACACAGGGCAAGTGTGCCATCTGGGTTTCCACAGTTGACCTTCATCAGATTCtcccagatacccatttatcaaccatccAGAAAGAGAGAATGACTGCCCGATGCTAGGATCGAACCCAGGGGCACAGTTTTATAGCTGGGCTTGCTATCCACATCACAATGGAGGCACATGCGCCTAGATACTAATCTGCAGACCTGGATTTGATCCTGGCTCATTGCAGTCAATGCCCAGCCTACCCAGCCATTCATCctcctttcgggctggttgacAAATGGGTATCTGTGAAAATCTGGAGCAGGTAAACCATgataacccagatgtcacactggccctgcatCCTGGGATAGCAAGTTCTTACCCACCAGAGGCTAAAAGGTTGAAGTGACATAGATGAGCGCCAGCACAAGACCCAGCAATAttgtatgccccaactttacttcATCTTTAAGACTTAGCTTAATATAAGATTTGGCACCAGACTGTGTTGGTGTTAAGTGTTTACATGTTGATGTGTGAGGGTCCCGGGTGTGGCATATTCATGTGGTACAGCACCCCAAGGCGGGACATAGCAGCATGGTGGTGCATCTGCTGGTGCATAGGGTGGTGCATGGTCATAGGGGGTTGCATGTGTGCCACCTGGGGGTGGTGCATCATGCTTTGTGGCACAGCAAGGGGGTCCACCAGCACTGTGGGTTCCACCTGGGCAGGAGCCTCAGTGATCTCAGTCACCACCAAGGAGTTGTCATCCTCTGTGGTTGTGATCTCCTGGTATGCCCCAAGGTTACGGGCAGCCTCAGCAGCCTCATCCACCACCGGCCGCATGTGTGGGTGTTGTGGGTGTTGTGGCACAACTGTATGGTGGTGTggatgttgttgctgctgctgctgctgttgttgttgctgctgctgctgctgctgctgttgctgctgttgctgttgctgctgatggtgttgttgctgtggttgtggttgtgtttgtTGATGTACCACACCCGGCCCCTGCTGACCCATATGCCCCATTTTAGGGTCAATACTTACCCGTTTCTCCAAATGCTTAGCTAGTGGCAGACCATCCACCCTCTTCTTTCGTAAGTAATTCTCAGAGTAAGTCATCTCTTGAGGAACATTGTGTTTACTCACCAGGTGGTTCCGCAGCTTGCTACGGTCATAGTATTCCTTTCCACAGTATGTACAAACCTCTGCCTTCCTACGGTCATTGTGAGCACGTTTTATGTGGGTGTTAAGCTCCCCAACACGTTTGTAACACTTACCACAGATCTGGCAGTAGAAAGAGGGTTTTTCATGCACCTTGACGCGATGGTAACGCAGGGCGTCCGAGGTAGCAAAGCGTTCCCCGCAGTACTGGCAATTGTAGAGGAGGATGCGAAGGTGGACCACGTTGATATGCCTCAGGAGATCCGTCTTGGTGGCATACCTTTCCCCACACCTGTCACACTGCTCCTTGAATTCAGAGTGCATTTTTACTTTGTGCATCTTCAAGGAGACTTTAAGTACAGTCTTACCACATATTTCACACTGCACTTTGGGTTTCGTTGAGGAGCCACAGTGAGCCTCCTGGTGCTCCCTCAGTTTTTTGTTGGAGGGTGCCATGAAGCCACAGTCACTACACAAGTATTCAGTGGTCTTGCGGTAGGTGAGGCTCTTGTTGTGGTGCTTCCTCATGTGGAATGTGAGGCCAGGCAGACTTCCCAGTTTACACCCACACTCCCCACAGGTAAAGTCATTGGCATTCTGACCAGTGTCATTCAGGTGCTTGCTGTTTATGTGCATCTTGAGCTTGTACTTGAAGAGGAATGTCTCCCCACACTCCTCACAGGCATACGTCCTGTCTTTGAAGGCTGTTTTTGCTCGCCCCTTCCCTTCTGTATGGCACAGCTCCTGGTGATACCACAGGTCATCCTTGCGAAGGAAGTGCTTGTCACACTCCCTACATGGATGGCTGGTGTCCGAGTTGTTTGCCTTCCCCTTGTTGAAGTAGGTGATCACACCATTCTCCAGGATAGTTTCTTGCACTTCAAGGGGTGTGTTGTCAATAACTGTGTGAACATCCTTCTTGTGGGTGATGAGTTCAGTGTACTTCTTGAACTCTGCATCACACTCTGTACAGTGGTAAATCTTGGGGCCCTTGTAGGGGATGACCTTTCTTTTGTTGGTGGATGGGTACTGACCTCCCAGTCCACGGCCAATCAGGGTGGACCTGGCAGCTGGCCGGCCCTTCCCCCTGGTGCGTCCCCGAGCTCTGCCCCGCGCCTTGCCTCGggctcttcctttcgttcttctcctCTTGCGTTCATCTTCAGAGTCGTCGTCAAAGTCCACATCACACTCAATACTGTCAAATCCATCATCAAGTGGTTCAGCCTTTATCTTGACCTCTGTGTCATCAGCCAAAACAGTGGCTTTGCGCTTCCTTCCCCGCTGACTGTAAGTCACCCGCTCCTCctgctttatctccttttcctcctccgatgTGCTGTCTTCCGCACTGGCTCTGCAGTaccgctgctgttgttgctgctgttgttgttgttgtggctgttgttgctgttgttgttgttgctcttgctgctgctgatgttgctgctgctgctcagcTTTGGCCTGAGCTAAACCACTGAAGTAGAGCTCCTGCACCATTTCCTTGATACGATCGTGTCGCTGAATGACGGAGTCTGCCTCATTGACCAGGTTGGTGCAGCCCGAACACAGGCAGGTGCTGGACTCCATATTGACCATTTTGCGGTTCACCAGATGGCTGATAACCTCCAGCACTGTCTTCTGGGTGTACAGCAGCCGCTGGTCATGCTCATACATGAAGAAGTCGTTCAGTATCTTGCCAGTCTTGCCACACACAAAGCATGTGTATTGGCGGGTCCGTTTCACTACCTTCTTCtgtgggtcctcctcctcttcaaggtCATCTGTCAAAACTATAAGTTTACAGTCACATTCATAGTTCCATACTTGGGGCTTCAGTATAGCTATTTCATAAAACTGCATAGCGCTTGGAAATTAGCAAACAATTTATAAGAGAACAATCAGACAGAGAGGTGGAGAACATTGAGAAGGGCCCTTGtcttgcagtggactagtaatggatgatgatgatgatgatgatgaatgaataaaataaaatgtctAAAAATGGCAAGGAATTCAAATATATTGAACAGAATAAATACATGTATGCACATTACCTTTTTTTGTGAGGACTTGTGAGAGGGGCAGGGCACCCACCACTGCCTGCATGGTGCTGTAGAATGGCCATGACTGTCTTGTGTACTCACTCACATCAGGATGACTCAGGTCCTGCAAAGCACAGCAAAAAACAAGTTTAAAAAACATTTTTTATACAAAGCCATATTCTTTTCAGTCTAATGGTGAAAGCAGAAACCAATACATGTGACAAAATAATATTAGCAGTAAACCCTcactttaaccccttcactacggccaggcgAAAACAGCGCCCCACGCCGTATCCGAaatcgccaaatttcaaatgtcgctattgaatataacaagctttcagccataaactcaacacaatcatcatgtattatatatgaaaacatgcagaattaaatggtgcacataaagaaactcactacggccgggccaaaacagcgccccacgccatatccaggatcgccgcgcgctccaaatttcaaatgttgctattgaatataacaagttttcagccataaactcaacataatcatcatgtattacttatgaaaacatgcagaattaaacagtgcacataaagaagcagaaattaattgataattttgagatgtaagcataaagataaaataactcgtatattggctaaagcgcgccaggacgcagtatgcgcgtccttggatatggtacggggcatgcaaggatgcagtatacgcatcctcgtgttgaaggggttaacaaaTCAATTGGGGTAAGGAGGTGAAGTTATATCCAAAATTTCCTTATATACGAGGTATCTGAACTTTTTGCACACAACGAACCTTGTTTGTTATATGAGCTGAAAGTTTGCTATTTCCAACCATTTCTATATATAACAAAGTTTGTTCGTTGTATTGCATGAAAAGTGAGACACGGAGGGACAAGAGCAGAGGGGTTTGCAGTCCGGTGGACAAAGCCAGACTGACTAAACATACACTACCCAGTTGGCTTTGTTTCCACCACCGCTGATAGTCATGTGTACATGTTTGGCCGGGCCACCACTGAACTGAATCCTCCACTTATAAAACATGTTTGGTAAATCTCTGCATATACCAGACTGACCCCAAAAGTTTTTTAAACCCAAATTTCATTATATCAACCCATAAAAGCGAGGGTTTGCTGTATAAAATTAGTTACCTAAATGCCAACAGGAATATAAATCAAAATTATGAAATGTACCACATGCAAGCTGCATCTGTTAGATGTACTACCTACAAGATAGAAATTTATACTGGACAGAATAGTGGTCTTCAAGGACTTACTATGTACTTGCTCCAAAGGTAGTTCCACTTCTTCCTTGCCTGGTTTGGGGTGATAATGCCCGTCAGTCCAAGGTCCTCCACAATACTCCTGTGGGAAGAAGGTAATAAACATTTGCTATACCATCAGGGCCTCACACAAATGCATCAAACAGCTAAATGCATCCCAGCATCAACCAATTTATTATAGCAGAACGAATTAGCTGCCATGCTTTCACTGTACTCACGCAAATATTGTAGACACCTTCTTCGTATTGTCTGGGTGTCTGGCACCTCGCAGCTGGATAAATCTGGTGGTCACTTCCTTTGTCCCTACCACATAAAAGGGAAATTAATGAATCTTGTCTTGGTATACAGTCCATCCTTATATTAAGCGAAGTACAAACCAGTGAACATATATTAATGGATAATATAGTTTGCACCTTTTCTCAAATGTTCCCCCTTCATTTTAGTTTTAGTTTACACCCTCAAaagaacgaaaacacacacacacacacacacacactaatcaaaTATTGTTTTATATCCATATTATTAAATGTCTTTCTAATGAATTTTACAAACCAGACGAATTGCAAACTATTTATACAGCGTACAATGATAAACTGTAAATGTATCTGAACTTTCATTCATTTACTGACCTACACCTCACTGTATTCAACAAAAACAAGCTGACTTACAAATATTTTCAAAATTGGTCCTTGCTGTGCGATTTCCATGCAGCGTGTTCTCAGGGATCTGCTGGAGGGCCTGGTGCATGTTGTCATAGAAGGGCCAGGAGTGAGGAGCTGGGCTGTTGCCATCAGGGCCAGTGGTGCATGACAGCTCCTGCAGGGAAACCACAATAACTCATGGATACATTTGTATTGACTGGACGGCATTCATAATTGTGGCCATAACACACTGGATGATGAAGGGATGACACAGCAATCTCATCCTTAAATTAAACCCTCAGCCTGAAGCTACTGTTTCATCCATCCTTTACCTTGTATTTGGCGACCAGATAGTTCCACTTTTTCCTCAGCTGGTTGGGGTTCAGGATGTGCTCAAGACCAAGCTCCTCCATGATTTCTCTGATGGGAGATAAAAGTATAAATCATCATCTAAAAAAATTCTGTCACTTTCTTAAAAAACATCAAATTAGAAACTTAGTTgccaataataaataaaaaaacagcatAAACAAGTACAAAGAAATCATACATAACATGACCTAAATTACTGGAAAAATATAAATCATGTTAGCAGCATAATGAAGGGTCATAGCAGCAGCCTCCAGTTCTCCCTGTTCATATATCCTCTCCTTGCAAGAACAACTCCCTCTGGCTCCATCCCTCCCACAGCTATTCCTTACCCCTGTCACCTTTAATGATTCAAACAAGACAGAGGGATCAGTATGGCCTGAAACTTACGTGTAGGTTGTTTGTATACCTGCCTCCATGAAGTCAGAATGGCGAGAAACCCTTAACTCAATGAACTTTCTTGTGAGATCATTGGGCCCTGTGGGAATGAACACAGAGGAATGAATTAAGTCAAGTAATGCAGAAAACTTATGCTGCAATACTGAAATGAGTAATAATCACAGCTAATATACCCATGATTTAAAGGACAGAAAAAATTCTAAAGGGTGACCCCAGCGAGCAAAAATAAACCCATTTTTCAAGTACATTTTCTATAAAAGCAAATGTGATACTAGTAATATTACAATTCAAAATCATAGTGAAGCAGCTAATATTAAAATTTAGAAATAAACAATTAAGGTCTATGTGTGCACATGAAGTAAAGGACTTGGCTTCATGTGCAAATTTCATTGTATTCTGaagccaaaaaaataaaacaactgtCCATCACAACTAGACATGTGACTGAACCCCCAGGcctttgtatgtgtgcatttagGTCTAAGGTTGTCGATTAATGTATTTTAGATGTAGAACAATGGCGAAGGTCacgaggaaacaaaagaaatacaagaaaacggAGCCGTCCGCCCGAAGGAAACTTGTCATTTAACGGAACCCACCAAACTTTTCGCTTGCAGGTCActcgtcctttaggggttaagcaTTCTTC
Coding sequences within:
- the LOC126985114 gene encoding uncharacterized protein LOC126985114 isoform X1; the protein is MEPDFPWTDDHIYCFIQARARYKSHSSDTPDYVFLSIVEELGLAGQATANQARRLWDSLVTKYKELSQPSLEPEDAAPPSWPFFATMHDALLTMPPSVLPLPVPEELEGGGAEVEAGTLDEAFQEGQTIEEMEEEFEEDEDDEEEEDEEDEEEDEDEEEDEEDEDDGMMDDDENVGGESFEEDSQDMNVCPGDDISQGAVDPVDVDEVWTEARTVRFIELRGAKEADIITLGPTPVFAEILEELGMSEEVTVAQARKKWTQLVRRYLELKGPDNDENKDERRNTSLITSDLVDGSWPFFSPMHSVMEAIKATSPDGGAKSRRSPEYTWSVEVTKKFIKMRGEKHAEISQKGHNAVYQEILEKLGIADRVNVMMARKKWNYLVKRYQDEEMAGGERTWAFMKEMGQVMKHFRGPNVNKLKSRASPEFLWPNDLTRKFIELRVSRHSDFMEAGIQTTYTEIMEELGLEHILNPNQLRKKWNYLVAKYKELSCTTGPDGNSPAPHSWPFYDNMHQALQQIPENTLHGNRTARTNFENIWTKEVTTRFIQLRGARHPDNTKKVSTIFASIVEDLGLTGIITPNQARKKWNYLWSKYIDLSHPDVSEYTRQSWPFYSTMQAVVGALPLSQVLTKKVLTDDLEEEEDPQKKVVKRTRQYTCFVCGKTGKILNDFFMYEHDQRLLYTQKTVLEVISHLVNRKMVNMESSTCLCSGCTNLVNEADSVIQRHDRIKEMVQELYFSGLAQAKAEQQQQHQQQQEQQQQQQQQPQQQQQQQQQQRYCRASAEDSTSEEEKEIKQEERVTYSQRGRKRKATVLADDTEVKIKAEPLDDGFDSIECDVDFDDDSEDERKRRRTKGRARGKARGRARGRTRGKGRPAARSTLIGRGLGGQYPSTNKRKVIPYKGPKIYHCTECDAEFKKYTELITHKKDVHTVIDNTPLEVQETILENGVITYFNKGKANNSDTSHPCRECDKHFLRKDDLWYHQELCHTEGKGRAKTAFKDRTYACEECGETFLFKYKLKMHINSKHLNDTGQNANDFTCGECGCKLGSLPGLTFHMRKHHNKSLTYRKTTEYLCSDCGFMAPSNKKLREHQEAHCGSSTKPKVQCEICGKTVLKVSLKMHKVKMHSEFKEQCDRCGERYATKTDLLRHINVVHLRILLYNCQYCGERFATSDALRYHRVKVHEKPSFYCQICGKCYKRVGELNTHIKRAHNDRRKAEVCTYCGKEYYDRSKLRNHLVSKHNVPQEMTYSENYLRKKRVDGLPLAKHLEKRVSIDPKMGHMGQQGPGVVHQQTQPQPQQQHHQQQQQQQQQQQQQQQQQQQQQQQQQHPHHHTVVPQHPQHPHMRPVVDEAAEAARNLGAYQEITTTEDDNSLVVTEITEAPAQVEPTVLVDPLAVPQSMMHHPQVAHMQPPMTMHHPMHQQMHHHAAMSRLGVLYHMNMPHPGPSHINM
- the LOC126985114 gene encoding uncharacterized protein LOC126985114 isoform X2, translating into MEPDFPWTDDHIYCFIQARARYKSHSSDTPDYVFLSIVEELGLAGQATANQARRLWDSLVTKYKELSQPSLEPEDAAPPSWPFFATMHDALLTMPPSVLPLPVPEELEGGGAEVEAGTLDEAFQEGQTIEEMEEEFEEDEDDEEEEDEEDEEEDEDEEEDEEDEDDGMMDDDENVGGESFEEDSQDMNVCPGDDISQGAVDPVDVDEVWTEARTVRFIELRGAKEADIITLGPTPVFAEILEELGMSEEVTVAQARKKWTQLVRRYLELKGPDNDENKDERRNTSLITSDLVDGSWPFFSPMHSVMEAIKATSPDGGAKSRRSPEYTWSVEVTKKFIKMRGEKHAEISQKGHNAVYQEILEKLGIADRVNVMMARKKWNYLVKRYQDEEMAGGERTWAFMKEMGQVMKHFRGPNVNKLKSRASPEFLWPNDLTRKFIELRVSRHSDFMEAGIQTTYTEIMEELGLEHILNPNQLRKKWNYLVAKYKELSCTTGPDGNSPAPHSWPFYDNMHQALQQIPENTLHGNRTARTNFENIWTKEVTTRFIQLRGARHPDNTKKVSTIFASIVEDLGLTGIITPNQARKKWNYLWSKYIDLSHPDVSEYTRQSWPFYSTMQAVVGALPLSQVLTKKDDLEEEEDPQKKVVKRTRQYTCFVCGKTGKILNDFFMYEHDQRLLYTQKTVLEVISHLVNRKMVNMESSTCLCSGCTNLVNEADSVIQRHDRIKEMVQELYFSGLAQAKAEQQQQHQQQQEQQQQQQQQPQQQQQQQQQQRYCRASAEDSTSEEEKEIKQEERVTYSQRGRKRKATVLADDTEVKIKAEPLDDGFDSIECDVDFDDDSEDERKRRRTKGRARGKARGRARGRTRGKGRPAARSTLIGRGLGGQYPSTNKRKVIPYKGPKIYHCTECDAEFKKYTELITHKKDVHTVIDNTPLEVQETILENGVITYFNKGKANNSDTSHPCRECDKHFLRKDDLWYHQELCHTEGKGRAKTAFKDRTYACEECGETFLFKYKLKMHINSKHLNDTGQNANDFTCGECGCKLGSLPGLTFHMRKHHNKSLTYRKTTEYLCSDCGFMAPSNKKLREHQEAHCGSSTKPKVQCEICGKTVLKVSLKMHKVKMHSEFKEQCDRCGERYATKTDLLRHINVVHLRILLYNCQYCGERFATSDALRYHRVKVHEKPSFYCQICGKCYKRVGELNTHIKRAHNDRRKAEVCTYCGKEYYDRSKLRNHLVSKHNVPQEMTYSENYLRKKRVDGLPLAKHLEKRVSIDPKMGHMGQQGPGVVHQQTQPQPQQQHHQQQQQQQQQQQQQQQQQQQQQQQQQHPHHHTVVPQHPQHPHMRPVVDEAAEAARNLGAYQEITTTEDDNSLVVTEITEAPAQVEPTVLVDPLAVPQSMMHHPQVAHMQPPMTMHHPMHQQMHHHAAMSRLGVLYHMNMPHPGPSHINM